From one Eucalyptus grandis isolate ANBG69807.140 chromosome 9, ASM1654582v1, whole genome shotgun sequence genomic stretch:
- the LOC120288083 gene encoding monooxygenase 3-like isoform X1, which translates to MEEVVIVGAGIAGLATALALKKVGVRALILERSKELRTTGAALALFANAWVALDTLGVSDNLAALYAPFESGYMTDVKTKSIQEVHFLPNSRNGALPRAVHRKVLLEVLAEELPPNSIRFSSRITSIETQVEHGFSICIVTLDNGTIIKSKVVIGCDGIHSIVARWLGLRPPVYSADRQCVGCPYYDIPNFQYCFL; encoded by the exons ATGGAGGAGGTGGTGATAGTGGGTGCCGGCATCGCGGGTCTGGCAACCGCATTGGCCCTTAAGAAGGTCGGTGTCCGAGCCCTCATCCTTGAGAGATCAAAGGAGCTTCGAACGACTGGCGCGGCTCTGGCTCTCTTCGCTAATGCGTGGGTTGCGCTCGACACGCTCGGGGTTTCGGACAATCTCGCAGCCCTTTACGCTCCTTTCGAAAG TGGATACATGACTGATGTCAAGACTAAATCAATTCAAGAAGtgcattttcttccaaatagCAG GAATGGAGCCCTACCAAGAGCGGTCCACCGAAAAGTTTTGTTGGAAGTTCTAGCAGAGGAGCTTCCTCCAAATAGCATTCGATTCTCTTCCAGGATAACTTCCATCGAAACCCAAGTAGAACACGGTTTTTCCATTTGTATTGTCACACTCGATAATGGGACCATCATAAAGTCTAAG GTTGTTATAGGATGCGATGGCATACATTCTATTGTGGCCCGTTGGCTTGGACTTCGCCCGCCAGTCTATTCAGCCGATCGGCAGTGCGTGGGCTGTCCGTATTATGACATcccgaattttcaatattgttttctataa
- the LOC120288083 gene encoding monooxygenase 3-like isoform X2, translating into MEEVVIVGAGIAGLATALALKKVGVRALILERSKELRTTGAALALFANAWVALDTLGVSDNLAALYAPFESGYMTDVKTKSIQEVHFLPNSRLL; encoded by the exons ATGGAGGAGGTGGTGATAGTGGGTGCCGGCATCGCGGGTCTGGCAACCGCATTGGCCCTTAAGAAGGTCGGTGTCCGAGCCCTCATCCTTGAGAGATCAAAGGAGCTTCGAACGACTGGCGCGGCTCTGGCTCTCTTCGCTAATGCGTGGGTTGCGCTCGACACGCTCGGGGTTTCGGACAATCTCGCAGCCCTTTACGCTCCTTTCGAAAG TGGATACATGACTGATGTCAAGACTAAATCAATTCAAGAAGtgcattttcttccaaatagCAG GTTGTTATAG